From Afipia carboxidovorans OM5, one genomic window encodes:
- the recJ gene encoding single-stranded-DNA-specific exonuclease RecJ: protein MTPPATALPIETPHAFLGVKRSATGKLWRDRLDVRGAAQALAIAQRHQLPEMLARIIAGRGIDIDAVEDFLDPTIRKLLPDPSTVTQMEAAAKRLADAVMRGEMVAIFGDYDVDGATSSALLAWHLRHCGLDPLIHIPDRIFEGYGPNVDAIRMLSSRGAKLLVTVDCGTTSLEPLAEARKLGMDVVVIDHHQCNDELPTVNAIVNPNRPDDLSGLGHLAAVGLVFVTLVAVNRELRVRNFWTAERPEPNLLDMLHHVALGTVADVAPLVGLNRAFVAKGLIAMRRRDHVGHTALMDVARLNGPPEAWHLGFMLGPRINAGGRIGRADLGVQLLLEGDVSEAARIAAELDRLNVERRLIEQAAEQQAEAEALAALGLEDKGAVIVTAAEGWHPGVVGLVASRLKEKFSRPAFAVALEPGGIGTGSGRSIAGVDLGKAVRGAVSEGLLMKGGGHAMAAGVTLKKDRLAEFRAYLEGVLAEDVARARHLDELFVDGAVSARAVTTDFVATLNRAGPFGTGNPEPMMALPSHQLVYADEVGGAHLRVRLKSGDGAFVNGIAFRAVGQKLGNALTDNRGQVVHVAGSLSIDRWQGAERVQFRICDVAVPEREPVAIR from the coding sequence ATGACACCTCCCGCCACCGCATTGCCCATTGAGACGCCGCACGCCTTTCTCGGCGTGAAGCGCTCGGCCACGGGTAAGCTGTGGCGTGACCGGTTAGACGTGCGCGGTGCCGCGCAGGCATTGGCTATCGCGCAACGTCATCAGTTGCCGGAGATGCTGGCGCGGATCATTGCGGGCCGCGGCATCGACATCGATGCGGTGGAGGATTTTCTCGATCCGACCATTCGCAAGCTGTTGCCCGATCCCTCGACCGTCACGCAGATGGAAGCTGCGGCCAAGCGCCTCGCAGACGCGGTGATGCGCGGCGAGATGGTCGCGATCTTCGGCGACTACGACGTTGATGGCGCAACGTCGTCGGCGCTGCTCGCCTGGCATCTGCGCCATTGCGGGCTCGATCCGTTAATCCACATTCCGGATCGCATTTTCGAAGGCTACGGCCCGAACGTCGACGCGATCCGTATGCTGTCGTCACGCGGCGCGAAGCTTCTCGTCACGGTCGATTGCGGCACCACGAGCCTTGAGCCGCTCGCGGAAGCACGCAAGCTCGGCATGGACGTGGTGGTGATCGATCATCATCAATGCAACGATGAATTGCCGACCGTCAACGCGATCGTCAATCCGAACCGGCCGGATGATTTGTCCGGGCTCGGTCATCTTGCGGCGGTCGGCCTTGTCTTCGTCACGCTCGTTGCCGTGAACCGCGAATTGCGTGTGCGTAATTTCTGGACGGCGGAGCGGCCGGAGCCGAACCTTCTCGACATGCTGCATCATGTGGCGCTTGGTACCGTGGCCGACGTGGCGCCGCTGGTTGGGCTCAACCGCGCCTTCGTCGCCAAGGGGCTGATCGCGATGCGGCGGCGTGACCATGTCGGCCACACCGCCTTGATGGATGTGGCGCGGCTGAACGGGCCGCCGGAAGCCTGGCATCTCGGCTTCATGCTCGGCCCGCGCATCAATGCCGGCGGGCGTATCGGCCGGGCCGATCTCGGCGTGCAACTGCTTCTCGAAGGCGACGTATCGGAGGCGGCGCGGATCGCGGCGGAACTCGATCGCCTCAATGTCGAGCGGCGTTTGATCGAACAGGCGGCGGAGCAGCAGGCGGAAGCGGAGGCGCTTGCCGCTCTCGGGCTGGAGGACAAAGGCGCGGTGATTGTCACTGCCGCCGAAGGGTGGCACCCGGGCGTCGTAGGCCTCGTCGCCTCGCGTCTGAAGGAGAAGTTTTCGCGCCCTGCGTTTGCCGTGGCGCTGGAGCCGGGGGGGATCGGCACCGGCTCGGGCCGTTCGATTGCAGGCGTCGATCTCGGCAAGGCGGTGCGTGGTGCCGTCTCTGAAGGCTTGCTGATGAAGGGCGGAGGTCACGCCATGGCGGCGGGCGTCACGCTGAAGAAAGACCGGCTTGCGGAATTCCGCGCCTATCTCGAGGGCGTGCTGGCAGAGGATGTCGCGCGGGCGCGGCATCTCGATGAGTTATTTGTCGACGGCGCTGTGAGTGCGCGCGCTGTTACCACCGATTTTGTCGCAACACTCAATCGTGCGGGGCCGTTCGGCACCGGCAATCCGGAACCGATGATGGCGCTGCCGTCACATCAGTTGGTCTATGCCGACGAGGTTGGCGGCGCACATCTGCGGGTGCGGCTGAAGTCCGGCGACGGTGCGTTCGTCAACGGCATCGCGTTTCGCGCGGTCGGCCAGAAGCTCGGCAACGCGCTCACCGACAATCGCGGACAGGTCGTCCACGTTGCGGGCTCGCTCAGCATCGATCGCTGGCAGGGCGCCGAGCGCGTGCAGTTTCGGATTTGCGATGTCGCCGTGCCAGAGCGCGAGCCAGTCGCGATCCGCTGA
- the glpX gene encoding class II fructose-bisphosphatase has product MSTISVPPQLLLERILTLEIVRVTERAAVSAARLRGHGNEKGADQAAVDAMRRELNKIPIKGTVVIGEGERDEAPMLFIGEKVGAEFGPDVDIAVDPLEGTTLCAKNMPGSIATMAMAEGGTLLNAPDVYMQKIAIGPGYAKNVIDIDAPPAENIRRLARAKDVHPSAITALVLDRPRHAEIINAIRSTGAAVRLITDGDVAGVIHTADPENTGVDIYIGTGGAPEGVLAASALRCIGGQMQCRLILDTDEKRERAAKMGIKDPSMIYGIEDMVKGDCLFSATGVTDGSLLSGVKFRKNTIETETVVMRSVTGTVRYIKAEHRQLEKFHLD; this is encoded by the coding sequence ATGTCGACCATTTCCGTTCCGCCGCAGCTCTTGCTTGAACGCATCCTGACGCTGGAAATCGTGCGTGTGACGGAGCGCGCGGCGGTGTCGGCGGCGCGCCTGCGCGGCCACGGCAACGAGAAGGGCGCCGATCAGGCCGCGGTTGACGCGATGCGGCGCGAACTCAACAAGATTCCGATCAAGGGCACTGTGGTGATCGGCGAGGGCGAGCGCGACGAGGCGCCGATGCTGTTCATCGGCGAGAAGGTCGGCGCGGAATTCGGACCCGATGTCGATATCGCCGTCGACCCGCTGGAAGGCACCACGCTGTGCGCCAAGAACATGCCGGGCTCGATCGCCACGATGGCGATGGCCGAGGGCGGCACGCTTCTCAACGCGCCTGATGTCTACATGCAGAAGATTGCGATCGGCCCCGGCTACGCCAAGAACGTGATCGATATCGACGCACCGCCAGCCGAAAACATTCGCCGCCTCGCGCGCGCCAAGGACGTGCATCCCTCCGCGATCACCGCGCTGGTGCTGGACCGCCCGCGCCATGCCGAAATCATCAATGCGATCCGCTCGACCGGCGCTGCCGTGCGCCTCATCACCGACGGTGACGTCGCAGGCGTGATCCACACCGCAGACCCGGAGAACACCGGGGTCGATATTTATATCGGTACCGGTGGCGCGCCGGAGGGCGTGCTTGCGGCCTCGGCGCTGCGTTGCATCGGCGGCCAGATGCAGTGCCGCCTCATCCTCGACACCGACGAGAAGCGCGAACGCGCCGCCAAGATGGGGATCAAGGACCCGTCCATGATCTACGGTATCGAAGACATGGTGAAGGGCGACTGCCTGTTCTCGGCAACCGGCGTAACCGACGGTTCGCTGCTGTCGGGTGTCAAATTCCGCAAGAACACCATCGAGACCGAAACCGTGGTGATGCGCTCCGTCACCGGCACGGTGCGCTACATCAAGGCCGAGCACCGCCAACTCGAGAAATTCCACCTCGACTGA
- a CDS encoding haloacid dehalogenase type II, which produces MPDVKALLFDTFGTLVDWRGSLIADFTAWGKERGINADWAALVDGWRGAYRPSMDEVRRHPERGFLTLDELQRRSIEPLAASLGITGLTAADYDHLTLGWHRLKPWPDSVSGLTRLKTKFIISPLSNGNVALMTNLSKHAGLPWDVILCAEIFQRYKPDPEVYRGAVKLLGLEPQQVMLVAAHNYDLIAARACGLKTGFVPRVTEYGPHQKEDFEAASDWDYVVTDINDLAGRLGC; this is translated from the coding sequence ATGCCTGACGTGAAAGCTCTGCTGTTCGACACGTTCGGCACGCTCGTTGATTGGCGTGGCAGCCTGATCGCCGACTTCACGGCGTGGGGTAAAGAACGGGGCATCAATGCCGACTGGGCGGCGTTGGTTGATGGCTGGCGCGGCGCTTACCGCCCGTCGATGGACGAGGTGCGCCGCCATCCCGAGCGCGGCTTTCTCACCCTCGATGAGTTGCAGCGCCGCTCCATTGAGCCGCTTGCTGCAAGCCTTGGCATCACAGGCTTGACCGCTGCCGACTACGATCATCTCACGCTCGGCTGGCATCGCTTGAAGCCGTGGCCGGACAGTGTGTCCGGGCTTACACGGCTGAAGACCAAGTTCATCATTTCACCGTTGTCGAACGGCAACGTCGCGCTGATGACGAATTTGTCCAAGCACGCCGGTCTGCCATGGGACGTGATCCTGTGCGCCGAAATCTTCCAGCGCTACAAGCCGGACCCGGAGGTTTATCGTGGTGCGGTGAAGCTGCTCGGGCTGGAGCCGCAACAGGTCATGCTGGTCGCGGCGCACAACTACGATCTGATTGCCGCACGCGCCTGCGGGCTCAAAACCGGCTTCGTGCCGCGCGTCACCGAATACGGCCCGCACCAGAAAGAGGATTTCGAGGCCGCCAGTGACTGGGACTATGTGGTCACGGATATCAACGATCTTGCGGGCAGACTGGGTTGCTGA
- a CDS encoding homoserine dehydrogenase, whose product MVAPLRVGIAGLGTVGAEVVGLIERQKRTLSLRCGRSVRVVAVSARSKAKKRNVDLSGIAWAKNALAIATDPKVDVFVELMGGVGDPALSAIEAALRSGKSVVTANKALIAKHGSRLAMLAEKHGGALNYEAAVGAAIPIVKTLREGLAGTGIDRVYGILNGTCNYILTRMEQEGLSFAECLKDAQRLGYAEANPSFDVDGHDTAQKLAILASLAFGTKVNQSAVYVEGISSIAPEDLRAAQELGYRVKLLGVAVKTETGIEQRVHPTMVPRISSIAQVMDVTNAVTIDGEGIPPITLVGPGAGGAATASAVVADIADIARGVRALPFGRPVAKLKATAKAPMRRHEGGYYIRLMARDLTGTAATIAKRLAEQKISIESIVQRHPNGGAASVNGKSQPVPVILITYATTEDAVRRALQAVKQDRVITGRPQVIRIEKN is encoded by the coding sequence ATGGTCGCTCCGCTTAGAGTGGGGATTGCGGGGCTCGGCACTGTGGGCGCCGAGGTCGTGGGTCTGATCGAACGGCAGAAACGCACGTTGTCGCTGCGTTGCGGGCGCTCGGTGCGCGTCGTTGCCGTCTCCGCCCGCTCGAAAGCGAAGAAGCGCAACGTCGATCTTTCCGGCATTGCCTGGGCGAAGAACGCGCTTGCGATCGCGACTGATCCGAAGGTTGATGTGTTTGTCGAACTGATGGGCGGGGTGGGCGATCCCGCGCTGTCCGCAATCGAGGCGGCGCTGCGAAGCGGCAAGTCGGTCGTGACCGCCAACAAGGCGCTGATTGCGAAACATGGCTCGCGCCTTGCCATGCTTGCGGAAAAGCATGGCGGCGCACTGAACTATGAGGCGGCCGTCGGCGCCGCCATTCCCATCGTCAAGACATTGCGCGAAGGCCTTGCCGGCACCGGCATCGATCGCGTCTACGGCATCCTCAACGGCACCTGCAATTACATCCTGACGCGGATGGAGCAGGAGGGGCTGTCGTTTGCAGAATGTTTGAAGGATGCGCAGCGGCTCGGCTACGCCGAAGCCAATCCGTCGTTCGACGTCGATGGTCACGATACGGCGCAGAAGCTTGCGATCCTTGCGAGCCTCGCGTTCGGCACCAAGGTCAACCAGAGCGCGGTGTATGTCGAAGGCATCTCGTCGATTGCGCCGGAAGATCTACGGGCCGCGCAAGAACTCGGCTATCGTGTCAAGCTGCTCGGCGTTGCGGTCAAGACCGAAACCGGCATCGAACAGCGCGTGCATCCGACCATGGTGCCGCGCATCTCTTCTATCGCGCAGGTAATGGACGTCACCAATGCTGTCACAATTGACGGCGAAGGTATTCCGCCGATCACGCTGGTAGGTCCCGGCGCAGGTGGCGCTGCGACCGCTTCGGCGGTGGTGGCCGATATCGCCGACATCGCGCGCGGTGTGCGGGCGTTGCCGTTCGGCCGTCCGGTTGCAAAGCTGAAGGCGACGGCGAAGGCGCCGATGCGGCGGCACGAGGGCGGCTACTACATCCGTCTGATGGCGCGCGACTTGACCGGAACCGCGGCAACGATCGCCAAGCGGCTTGCCGAGCAGAAGATTTCGATCGAGTCGATCGTGCAGCGGCACCCCAATGGTGGCGCGGCGTCGGTAAACGGCAAGTCGCAGCCGGTACCGGTGATCCTGATCACCTATGCGACGACGGAAGACGCCGTGCGCCGCGCCTTGCAGGCTGTGAAGCAGGACCGCGTCATCACTGGCCGGCCGCAGGTGATCCGGATCGAGAAGAATTGA